One Drosophila teissieri strain GT53w chromosome X, Prin_Dtei_1.1, whole genome shotgun sequence genomic window, GTCACGGAAAACTGCACACACTTACAAGCGCAAGAGAAAAGCGAATCGTGGGCAAATGGAATTTGAATCGAGGTTTGATTAACATATCGCTTAAACACGCACAGCACTGTTaggtaatttatttatgaattattttagTGTGTTTTAAGGTTGTTATAGTTATGGTCAACTAAGTATCACAGCTACATATTCTACAATCAAAAATGATTCAATTGTAGTCGCAATTGGGGTTCAAGCTTCGATTTGGCCAAACAACATGGGGAAAAGCTGGTTTTCCATCTCCCCTTTGAAAAGCAGGAACCGCACTTGCTGTTGAATGCAAagaattttcacattttccattcAAGTTGCCGTGGCAAATTTGCAGAAAATGcgttatacatatacatacatacatacgtatgtatgtatatttttaaaggaAACAGCCATGGGGAAAAATGCTTAACACATTTTGGTGAGGCATGCAAATGAGCAGGGGAACGAACAGAGGAGAAGGGGAGCAGGGAATTTACTAACAGCAACGGTAATTGTTATAAGCATAAGCATAAAACCAtcgtaataaaaataataataataattataccgAGTACCCGTGTACTACTGACACCCATACTCCTATACTCGTAATCgtacaaatgaaatgcatattATTCCGTTACTAATACACATTCAACCCACTTTCATTGCCCGCCCGCTCTTCCGCCCCGCCACTCCCACCACTCGCTTTTCCGGCATTTTCCGTGCTTTCCCGCCGCAAAGGAATGGACGCAACCAGCCGCCGATGTACACGGAAACGCTGCCCGGCGAAAGTTTGGCCCTGATGATTACCTCGCTGTCGGTGGAAATGGGCGGCAAGTACTACTGCACCGCCTCCTATGCAAATACGGAGATCCTCGAGAAGGGCGTCACAATTAAAACTTACGGTAAGTCCCAGTTGCAGAATGTAATAACACTCCAGCGGCAGAGCCACAAATTGTTTTCGGGgcttttcccttttgtttaacttatttacttatttgcACATGACCtttgtgcgagtgtgtggcaTATCTTAACATATATGGAAAATTACTCTGTTGCATTCATTTTGCAATGCCATGTAAATGTGAGGATGGGAATGCGTATTTCCATTGTCTTTGTTTGGTATTTGTACTATGTGAAAAAGCAACAGTAAAGTTATGTATACTTTAGGCATTAGGAGTAAGAGCACTCCATTAACTTATCAgcttcaaattcaaacagTCTTATTAGATTAGAGCTGTAAGTGGTATTTACGTGATTCGATCTtgataaatatgcattgaaGCcaccaataaaataaaatagcaaatCTGTGGCTGGCCAGGTCGCCTTGGTGGCTTTGTTCCGAGTACCGAGCCAAGTACAGTTGTGTTCGGGTGGCCAAAATTTGTCATTACATGTCCAAGCATGCTTGACTTGTTGTCGCCATCGATTAGGGACCATCTGAACTCCCCCTCGTCGTCCGGCATGCTGTGAGTAATCGCCATTTGAAAGCGGAAAAGCTCGACGTGATTCCTCTGCTGCATGATTCATTTATCTTGTTAGCAATTTGTGTCCCCTGCACATTGCTCGAGTGCCAGAGCGCCTGAGTGCCCGACGGGCCGAATGCCCGAATGCCAGAGTTGCCAGAGTTACGGCAGTAAGAAATTACAGTTGCCGGGATTTCATTACATGCGCAGCATTGTAAGCGAATCTAAAACAAAATGGATGCGTCCAGAACGAAGCAATAGCTGAGGATCTGCCCCTGCCGCCACCCACTTTCATCActacaaaaaatcaaaaacacagaagtaaaacagcaacaatacaAAGCAGAACACGTCCCTCAATAAGCAGCTAGAAAAAACACACGCCCACATACCCACATCCCCATTCACCTGCACACATTTTGCTGGCTCGTTGATTCTCTAGGAATTCTTTCCATGCTCTTTCAGCAAGCGAAAGCCCTTGCCTTGCTCCTGAACCCTTCTCCTGTTCGCCACCTGCCTGCAGTCGAGTGCACATAAGTGACGCTGCAGCTCAAAACTTTTACGAGATTGATTTTTCTAAGCAATTTAAAGTTCGTACTCATTGCACACACGGAGCAAAAACCACTGGGCGCTAACAACTGGAACCCACCTCCTGCTCCCCTGCTCCCCGGGCTCCCACTCTATCTACTCTATCTACTTGCGTCGGATGCACAAACACATTTGGTGGAGGGGTGTAGCTGGTCAAGGTAAAGAAGTAGTGGGGCAACAATACTCGTTCTCGTGATATGTGAGAATTTCCGGACTGTTGCAGGCGCACGACAGAAGTACACCGggaaaatgaatggaaatgaattgGATTAGGCAATGGCATTAGGGTAAATCCGATGCCAAACATCAGTTCTCAGTGCTTTGGCATCGTTACTACTTTCCCACCTGGTAATTCAACTGCTTAGGCGTACTGAAATATGTACTTTGATCCGAAATCCATGCCTTAACACCCCACATTTTTCTAGCCGTGCAGTTGCGGCCCTTTATTGGGGTGCAGAGAGTGAGCAAATCGTATTGAGAGGCCGCCCAGGCCGGTGcgtttgaaatgaaatcaaatattttgccGGGCAACAATTTGTGCCCGGTGATATGGGCACACGAAAGTCCAGGACTCGAGGAGAGTAGTATTTGTAGTGTATGGAAGCAATACTACTGCTGGcagcactccactccactctcGATCGATGTCAGGCTAACTGTTTGACTTGCAATGACTGCCTCGGAATGGAATCTCTTTCCCATCGTCACAATGAGGGGCAGGTAAACAGGTGCGTTGCAATGGGGCAGTGCTGCAGTGCAGCCTCGCATTTGCACACAGTCAGTGTTGACTAAATGCCAGGACATCAGTGTTGGTCAGCGCGAGTGCTGCCAAATGCCAAGCAAGAGGTGCAACTTAAAGAGCTCTCCAACTCTGCGGTCCGAATGTTCGTGCTAAGCCGACTTAAGAGCCCCTGCTCCTGGACGAGCTCGAAACCAGGTTGGCCAGCCAGAATTCAAATACAAAGCCCAACAGCAGTTAGTTATCAACACCAGCACGGAGTAACTTAAGGGTTTCGGCGAGGATGTGGCCAGGATATGGGGTGGAGGGGGGGTTTGAAGTAACTGGCATTGTGTTGACAACTCACAAGTTGCATTTAGTTCAGCAAATAAGCAGACACACTGCAACACAGACAGCCGGAGAGCTGGAGGCAAATTGCAAGATTTACTTTTGCTACACTGAAACTCCGCACATGTGAGTCATGCAAAGTAGATATATCTTTTGAACTAGAAACTATACTATAAATCAAACAGTCAAGTAAGTGATCATGCAGTTCGATTATTAGATAACCCCTGTTTATTCAGAGGATTCTATTCACCTCTTTAGGTTAATTAAATCCATATGTCCTTGAACCTATACTGAACTAGAACTGATATGCAGATGAGCTTCGCTTTCAGTGTAAGAAAACATGGCACACATGAGTGGGAATTCAGAGGGGGAAAGGGAATGGCATATTTACATACCGTTGTTTGTGCCAGTCACAGcttaatatttcaatatttatgcttttaataaatgcatATGCTCAAAACAAACTTCCGCCAgaaaagcaacagcatcaACAGACGCAAACTACATTGGTGGTATGGTATGGCAGCAGAATAGAATCTACTTCCGTTTTCGAGCGCTTTAAGTTATCTTgtgcaatttgttgtttgcaGCTCGCAATTAGGGGAATTAAAGCGTATTAGCTCAAAGAATGGAGGCAGTGCATTAATTCCATATTTATtcctatatacatatttgaatttaatttgctaGCCGATGAGAGTCGACATCCTTTTGCAATGTCGGCCATGTAATTGCCACTAATAACGTTGATTGGAGGCATTAGAGAGTTTTGCACTTGGCAAACATAAACTCTTCGATGTATCTGCCTTGGCCGACCAATTAGcttgtttctgttttcggTGTGCAATGCAGCTTTTTGCATTGTCAGTAACTTAAAGATTCTTAAACGGAAGTGCTCGTCCTGCTGCCACACAGTAACAAAGGATTTATAGCATACTATACAGCTATAAAACAAGATCCGGCGAAAATgataaattagcataaataataattgggTTTTAACAATGTTGTTGGTATTTAATATGGAAATGCAGACTTGAAAAAGTGTTTTAGTTTCTTAAAAGATCCAACCACATACAATGTATTTGTCTTTAATGTACTGTCTTTAATCGGTGCAAGTGCAGCAATCTGTTTCATTTTATCACTTTGTGGACCGATTTTGTGGACTCGACCTGGTCAGCGGTAATTTGAACCTATTGCCGGTACAGGCCCCAAATCAAATAGCTTCCCCCTGTCGGTCGGTCTCCTTTCGGTGCCTTtatccattattttttgtatacctTTTTTAATAAGTTGCTGCAGCAACTTTTTCAATAAGTTGTGAGTCATGTTCGTTGCTCGCCGGCACCGGTAAAGAAAGCTCAGGATCCAGACTCCTGGACTCCTGGACTCCGGCACTCAGGCTTGTCCTTGTTCAAACTAATAATGAAATCGTAAACTAGTTCATCTTTTTTCCCTCTCCGTTTGGCTGGATATATATAAATcggtatatatatgtacatacatatgtatatatctgtGTGTGCCGGCTGCCCATCAGACGTCAGAAACGAACGCAGCTAGCGAAAAGTGTTTGAACAACAAAATCTCACACGCTACGACAATGCAGCCAAACAGAAAAGAGCAAGGGGATGGAGAGGAATGGCCAGAGGCAGGGGcggggggcaggggcaggaaaaatgctggaaaaatCCCGGGGAAAGGAGAGAAATGACAGGAGCAgcaagtttttatttattttatatgttgTGTGGGTGCAAAAAAGGAGTAGAGcgcagaaggagcagaaggatACAGGACATCCAGAGCCAGACACTGCCAATAAAAACtgcaaatagaaaatgtttttaacaCAACTTTCCGTTATTTTGgcttcggctttggctttggccggACAtccaatatatacatatatatatatataaagatttCGGttctatatatacaatatataccctatatatatgtatgtggaaGCTTGACAGCCGGCCGACAGACATAGATGGCTTGTTATTACACTGATTTGTAAATaaagtgtaaatatttgagcCACACACATGCTGGAACCGAAAGGCTGCCAATGATGGTTAACAGCTTTTGGGCCAAGATTGCcttttcaaatgcaaaatatgATGGCATATTTAAGTGGGCTGTGCAATCCACTTCCACCTGAAAGCCGTTGACAAACGGGTTCTTCTTGCCCGAAAAGAAGCAAAACCGAGTCAAGACTTGgagtataaaatataaaatgaaatttaactGACAGGTAGATTTCATGTTCTGATTAACATGTTATTTGAAATACCCAGAGTGGCACTTTCAGAGGATTATGTGTACAGTGATATGTgatattttggaaattttggGGAAAGAAgatctataaataaatagtggTCCAGTGCCATTCCCAATGCTATCGATTGACGgcattaaattgtaaatttagTGAAAAAGCTTATGCGTGCTTATAGTGCTTTATCAATTTTTAGGCTGCCAACTGAATTCCCAGTCCATCTCCCCTTCTGCACTTTGGAATACAACTGCACCAGCAGTTTACCTTCGGGATTTGCTTTGACTTTCAGGCCTCTCAGGCCTTTTGACTATTTTACTCTACATTTAAGGTACTCTTCCGCTTCACGCCTTGACTTGCATTGCAGTTGGTTGGTAGTCTGAGCTTTGATTTCCCAGCACCTGGTACTCTTCAATAGACCGATTTTCCAAGGAGGACGACCCCGTTTATCTGCTCCTTGTTGCTTTTATTACTGGCACTCAGTGCCGCACAGTGTTTGCAAGTATTTGATCTAGGAATTTCACTTTTGCAATGCACCACGTTATACTTTTTCTGTTGCTCTTGCccctttttcaatttccaagTCATCTCACCAGTGCAGATTTATTGGCAGCCAGGCAGGGACGTCCATCTGCCCCCTTTTTCCAACTCGTTAGTGACCCTCTGGAAAAGCGAAGAGGAGAATGCCGCGCACATGTCTTGGACTTTGCACTTGAAGCTTGAATTGCTTTCATGTGCCCGAcagtttgtttaaaattatattacgTATTCGCCACGTACAGCTTCGCTTGGATTGTCAACATGACCAGAAAAATAGCGTCCGGCTTGGCTTGCATTTTTCCCAGCATCTCCTTTCTTGTTCTTTGTCCTTTGTTCCTTGTTCTAGGTCTGTTTGCTGTATGTTGTGTGCTGTGTAAATGAATGGGAAGCgaaatcaaacaatttgcgCACACCTAGCTCAGGAATTTGTTTGTTGCACATCTTAAGGACCTTAGGACTGCAATCCTTGTATCATTGTTTAGTTGGCAATTGTCTTATTGCCCACATAGTCACAATGGTTTTTCCAATCAGTAACCACAGAATAGGAAACACAAACAGATGAAGATAATCAttatatttttggcatatttctcattaaataaataataaaataaataataaataaataacatatttGGCTTGCCCTTTTGCAGTGGCCATTACCTGGACAAATGCACCGGAGAATCAGTATCCCACTCTTGGCCAAGACTACGTGGTAATGTGCGAGGTTAAAGCCGATCCCAATCCAACAATCGACTGGCTGCGCAACGGAGACCCGGTAAGTAGAACTGACTACCATTACCACTTACTATTGTAGAGTTGCACAACTGACCACCAACTGATTCACCATTACAGATCCGCACGACCAACGACAAGTATGTGGTGCAAACCAATGGCCTGCTCATCCGAAATGTCCAGGAAAGTGACGAAGGTATCTACACGTGCCGAGCGGCCGTCATCGAAACTGGTGAGCTATTGGAGCGCACCATTCGCGTGGAGGTCTTCATTCAGCCGGTGATCGTATCGCTGCCCACCAACCTGGAGGCCGTCGAGGGCAAACCCTTTGCAGCCAATTGCACAGCGACAGGCAAGCCAGTTCCGGAGATCAGCTGGATTCGCGATGCCACACAACTGAACGTGGCGACCGCCGACCGCTTCCAAGTGAATCCCCAAACTGGCCTGGTTACCATCAGCTCCGTGAGCCAAGACGATTACGGAACATACACCTGCTTGGCCAAGAACAAGGCCGGTGTCGTGGACCAGAAGACCAAGCTGAATGTGTTGGTGCGTCCGCAGATCTATGAGTTGTACAATGTGACCGGGGCCAGGACCAAGGAGATTGCCATAACCTGCCGCGCCAAGGGACGTCCGGCACCGGCGATTACCTTCCGCCGTTGGGGCACCCAGGAAGAGTACACGAACGGGCAGCAGGATGACGACCCACGCATCATTTTGGAGCCAAACTTCGATGAGGAGCGCGGCGAGAGCACCGGCACCCTTCGTATCGCCAATGCCGAGCGTTCCGACGATGGACTTTACCAATGTATTGCCAGGAACAAGGGAGCCGATGCCTACAAGACCGGACACATTACCGTTGAGTTTGCTCCGGACTTCAGCCACATGAAGGATCTGCCTCCGGTTTTCTCGTGGGAGCAGCGCAAGGCGAATCTCAGCTGCCTGGCCATGGGCATCCCGAACGCCACAATCGAATGGCACTGGAATGGTCGTAAGATCAAGGATCTGTACGATACCAACTTGAAGATTGTCGGCACCGGACCCCGCAGCGACTTGATTGTGCATCCAGTAACGAGGCAGTATTACTCAGGCTACAAGTGCATTGCGACCAACATCCATGGATCCGCCGAACACGATATGCAACTGAAGGAGGCACGTGTGCCTGATTTTGTGTCCGAAGCCAAGCCCAGTCAACTGACCGCCACCACGATGACCTTTGACATTCGCGGCCCATCCACCGAACTGGGTCTGCCCATTCTGGACTACAGTGTGCAGTACAAGGAGGCCCTGAATCCGGACTGGTCGACGGCCTATAACCGCAGTTGGTCACCCGACTCGCCGTACATTGTTGAGGGACTGCGACCACAGACGGAGTACAGCTTCCGGTTCGCCGCGCGCAACCAGGTGGGATTGGGAAATTG contains:
- the LOC122625290 gene encoding fasciclin-2 isoform X2 → MGELPLNSVGVFLALLLCSCSLIDLTSAQSPILEIYPKQEVQRKPVGKPLILTCRPTVPEPSLVADLQWKDNRNNTILPKPNGRNQPPMYTETLPGESLALMITSLSVEMGGKYYCTASYANTEILEKGVTIKTYVAITWTNAPENQYPTLGQDYVVMCEVKADPNPTIDWLRNGDPIRTTNDKYVVQTNGLLIRNVQESDEGIYTCRAAVIETGELLERTIRVEVFIQPVIVSLPTNLEAVEGKPFAANCTATGKPVPEISWIRDATQLNVATADRFQVNPQTGLVTISSVSQDDYGTYTCLAKNKAGVVDQKTKLNVLVRPQIYELYNVTGARTKEIAITCRAKGRPAPAITFRRWGTQEEYTNGQQDDDPRIILEPNFDEERGESTGTLRIANAERSDDGLYQCIARNKGADAYKTGHITVEFAPDFSHMKDLPPVFSWEQRKANLSCLAMGIPNATIEWHWNGRKIKDLYDTNLKIVGTGPRSDLIVHPVTRQYYSGYKCIATNIHGSAEHDMQLKEARVPDFVSEAKPSQLTATTMTFDIRGPSTELGLPILDYSVQYKEALNPDWSTAYNRSWSPDSPYIVEGLRPQTEYSFRFAARNQVGLGNWGVNQQQSTPRRSAPEEPKPLHNPVQHDKEEPVVVSPYSDHFELRWGVPADNGEPIDRYQIKYCPGVKISGTWTELENSCNTVEVTETTSFEMTQLVGNTYYRIELKAHNAIGYSSPASIIMKTTRGIDVIQVAERQVFSSAAIVGIALGGVLLLLFVVDLLCCITVHMGVMATMCRKAKRSPSEIDDEAKLGSGQLVKEPPPSPLPLPPPVKLGGSPMSTPLDEKEPLRTPTGSIKQNSTIEFDGRFVHSRSGEIIGKNSAV
- the LOC122625290 gene encoding fasciclin-2 isoform X6; protein product: MGELPLNSVGVFLALLLCSCSLIDLTSAQSPILEIYPKQEVQRKPVGKPLILTCRPTVPEPSLVADLQWKDNRNNTILPKPNGRNQPPMYTETLPGESLALMITSLSVEMGGKYYCTASYANTEILEKGVTIKTYVAITWTNAPENQYPTLGQDYVVMCEVKADPNPTIDWLRNGDPIRTTNDKYVVQTNGLLIRNVQESDEGIYTCRAAVIETGELLERTIRVEVFIQPVIVSLPTNLEAVEGKPFAANCTATGKPVPEISWIRDATQLNVATADRFQVNPQTGLVTISSVSQDDYGTYTCLAKNKAGVVDQKTKLNVLVRPQIYELYNVTGARTKEIAITCRAKGRPAPAITFRRWGTQEEYTNGQQDDDPRIILEPNFDEERGESTGTLRIANAERSDDGLYQCIARNKGADAYKTGHITVEFAPDFSHMKDLPPVFSWEQRKANLSCLAMGIPNATIEWHWNGRKIKDLYDTNLKIVGTGPRSDLIVHPVTRQYYSGYKCIATNIHGSAEHDMQLKEARVPDFVSEAKPSQLTATTMTFDIRGPSTELGLPILDYSVQYKEALNPDWSTAYNRSWSPDSPYIVEGLRPQTEYSFRFAARNQVGLGNWGVNQQQSTPRRSAPEEPKPLHNPVQHDKEEPVVVSPYSDHFELRWGVPADNGEPIDRYQIKYCPGVKISGTWTELENSCNTVEVTETTSFEMTQLVGNTYYRIELKAHNAIGYSSPASIIMKTTRDNPHPSASGAAPLAQLLVIFTALPTMLLILLPTTHTA
- the LOC122625290 gene encoding fasciclin-2 isoform X3, with the translated sequence MGELPLNSVGVFLALLLCSCSLIDLTSAQSPILEIYPKQEVQRKPVGKPLILTCRPTVPEPSLVADLQWKDNRNNTILPKPNYDPLYDSKGNRKKENGRNQPPMYTETLPGESLALMITSLSVEMGGKYYCTASYANTEILEKGVTIKTYVAITWTNAPENQYPTLGQDYVVMCEVKADPNPTIDWLRNGDPIRTTNDKYVVQTNGLLIRNVQESDEGIYTCRAAVIETGELLERTIRVEVFIQPVIVSLPTNLEAVEGKPFAANCTATGKPVPEISWIRDATQLNVATADRFQVNPQTGLVTISSVSQDDYGTYTCLAKNKAGVVDQKTKLNVLVRPQIYELYNVTGARTKEIAITCRAKGRPAPAITFRRWGTQEEYTNGQQDDDPRIILEPNFDEERGESTGTLRIANAERSDDGLYQCIARNKGADAYKTGHITVEFAPDFSHMKDLPPVFSWEQRKANLSCLAMGIPNATIEWHWNGRKIKDLYDTNLKIVGTGPRSDLIVHPVTRQYYSGYKCIATNIHGSAEHDMQLKEARVPDFVSEAKPSQLTATTMTFDIRGPSTELGLPILDYSVQYKEALNPDWSTAYNRSWSPDSPYIVEGLRPQTEYSFRFAARNQVGLGNWGVNQQQSTPRRSAPEEPKPLHNPVQHDKEEPVVVSPYSDHFELRWGVPADNGEPIDRYQIKYCPGVKISGTWTELENSCNTVEVTETTSFEMTQLVGNTYYRIELKAHNAIGYSSPASIIMKTTRGIDVIQVAERQVFSSAAIVGIALGGVLLLLFVVDLLCCITVHMGVMATMCRKAKRSPSEIDDEAKLGRDEKEPLRTPTGSIKQNSTIEFDGRFVHSRSGEIIGKNSAV
- the LOC122625290 gene encoding fasciclin-2 isoform X1 — translated: MGELPLNSVGVFLALLLCSCSLIDLTSAQSPILEIYPKQEVQRKPVGKPLILTCRPTVPEPSLVADLQWKDNRNNTILPKPNYDPLYDSKGNRKKENGRNQPPMYTETLPGESLALMITSLSVEMGGKYYCTASYANTEILEKGVTIKTYVAITWTNAPENQYPTLGQDYVVMCEVKADPNPTIDWLRNGDPIRTTNDKYVVQTNGLLIRNVQESDEGIYTCRAAVIETGELLERTIRVEVFIQPVIVSLPTNLEAVEGKPFAANCTATGKPVPEISWIRDATQLNVATADRFQVNPQTGLVTISSVSQDDYGTYTCLAKNKAGVVDQKTKLNVLVRPQIYELYNVTGARTKEIAITCRAKGRPAPAITFRRWGTQEEYTNGQQDDDPRIILEPNFDEERGESTGTLRIANAERSDDGLYQCIARNKGADAYKTGHITVEFAPDFSHMKDLPPVFSWEQRKANLSCLAMGIPNATIEWHWNGRKIKDLYDTNLKIVGTGPRSDLIVHPVTRQYYSGYKCIATNIHGSAEHDMQLKEARVPDFVSEAKPSQLTATTMTFDIRGPSTELGLPILDYSVQYKEALNPDWSTAYNRSWSPDSPYIVEGLRPQTEYSFRFAARNQVGLGNWGVNQQQSTPRRSAPEEPKPLHNPVQHDKEEPVVVSPYSDHFELRWGVPADNGEPIDRYQIKYCPGVKISGTWTELENSCNTVEVTETTSFEMTQLVGNTYYRIELKAHNAIGYSSPASIIMKTTRGIDVIQVAERQVFSSAAIVGIALGGVLLLLFVVDLLCCITVHMGVMATMCRKAKRSPSEIDDEAKLGSGQLVKEPPPSPLPLPPPVKLGGSPMSTPLDEKEPLRTPTGSIKQNSTIEFDGRFVHSRSGEIIGKNSAV
- the LOC122625290 gene encoding fasciclin-2 isoform X4 yields the protein MGELPLNSVGVFLALLLCSCSLIDLTSAQSPILEIYPKQEVQRKPVGKPLILTCRPTVPEPSLVADLQWKDNRNNTILPKPNGRNQPPMYTETLPGESLALMITSLSVEMGGKYYCTASYANTEILEKGVTIKTYVAITWTNAPENQYPTLGQDYVVMCEVKADPNPTIDWLRNGDPIRTTNDKYVVQTNGLLIRNVQESDEGIYTCRAAVIETGELLERTIRVEVFIQPVIVSLPTNLEAVEGKPFAANCTATGKPVPEISWIRDATQLNVATADRFQVNPQTGLVTISSVSQDDYGTYTCLAKNKAGVVDQKTKLNVLVRPQIYELYNVTGARTKEIAITCRAKGRPAPAITFRRWGTQEEYTNGQQDDDPRIILEPNFDEERGESTGTLRIANAERSDDGLYQCIARNKGADAYKTGHITVEFAPDFSHMKDLPPVFSWEQRKANLSCLAMGIPNATIEWHWNGRKIKDLYDTNLKIVGTGPRSDLIVHPVTRQYYSGYKCIATNIHGSAEHDMQLKEARVPDFVSEAKPSQLTATTMTFDIRGPSTELGLPILDYSVQYKEALNPDWSTAYNRSWSPDSPYIVEGLRPQTEYSFRFAARNQVGLGNWGVNQQQSTPRRSAPEEPKPLHNPVQHDKEEPVVVSPYSDHFELRWGVPADNGEPIDRYQIKYCPGVKISGTWTELENSCNTVEVTETTSFEMTQLVGNTYYRIELKAHNAIGYSSPASIIMKTTRGIDVIQVAERQVFSSAAIVGIALGGVLLLLFVVDLLCCITVHMGVMATMCRKAKRSPSEIDDEAKLGRDEKEPLRTPTGSIKQNSTIEFDGRFVHSRSGEIIGKNSAV
- the LOC122625290 gene encoding fasciclin-2 isoform X5; the encoded protein is MGELPLNSVGVFLALLLCSCSLIDLTSAQSPILEIYPKQEVQRKPVGKPLILTCRPTVPEPSLVADLQWKDNRNNTILPKPNYDPLYDSKGNRKKENGRNQPPMYTETLPGESLALMITSLSVEMGGKYYCTASYANTEILEKGVTIKTYVAITWTNAPENQYPTLGQDYVVMCEVKADPNPTIDWLRNGDPIRTTNDKYVVQTNGLLIRNVQESDEGIYTCRAAVIETGELLERTIRVEVFIQPVIVSLPTNLEAVEGKPFAANCTATGKPVPEISWIRDATQLNVATADRFQVNPQTGLVTISSVSQDDYGTYTCLAKNKAGVVDQKTKLNVLVRPQIYELYNVTGARTKEIAITCRAKGRPAPAITFRRWGTQEEYTNGQQDDDPRIILEPNFDEERGESTGTLRIANAERSDDGLYQCIARNKGADAYKTGHITVEFAPDFSHMKDLPPVFSWEQRKANLSCLAMGIPNATIEWHWNGRKIKDLYDTNLKIVGTGPRSDLIVHPVTRQYYSGYKCIATNIHGSAEHDMQLKEARVPDFVSEAKPSQLTATTMTFDIRGPSTELGLPILDYSVQYKEALNPDWSTAYNRSWSPDSPYIVEGLRPQTEYSFRFAARNQVGLGNWGVNQQQSTPRRSAPEEPKPLHNPVQHDKEEPVVVSPYSDHFELRWGVPADNGEPIDRYQIKYCPGVKISGTWTELENSCNTVEVTETTSFEMTQLVGNTYYRIELKAHNAIGYSSPASIIMKTTRDNPHPSASGAAPLAQLLVIFTALPTMLLILLPTTHTA